One genomic segment of Garra rufa chromosome 13, GarRuf1.0, whole genome shotgun sequence includes these proteins:
- the LOC141348626 gene encoding eEF1A lysine and N-terminal methyltransferase-like: MSLLPRTAEEFSSADYWERFFRKRGEKAFEWYGDYNSLCGVLHKYIKPRDKVLVVGCGNSELSEQLYDVGYHQLTNIDISETVVSHMNQRNAERRPDLTFQQLDATQTGFENGSFQATLDKGTLDAMASEEDGALAGRMLAEVGRVLAVGGRYVCVTLAQEHVIKLAVEHFAQGWAVRIHCLNGQQSEESDSSFALPVFVLVCTKFRQAPPFAVLELCQGEDGAPTRLASVPELLSAVKERQAYNLMLHKLRGGTDASSTPSLTLCHAATGRPRYTLTVQDSLPSAKLPRSNYFAIFIVPQGRESDWLYGSAEGRTQLASSAKFRRLVIVTMHRDQEYEDMQAVQSELSPMVMELAPPGMPANQQVPFLSVGGDLGWREVIGRGVSSLTGEYSVEDVRGEDGHLYRRLIFMNNSQLVQSESRLRSAATASSAHKKKHKKKSKPSVSEAPALTGVKDRIVDRGFLCCTHHEVMVAGLAMLGMDAINNKDHPVSVLLVGLGGGGLPQFVHDFVPCARVEVVELDPAVLEVAQTCFGFQSDERLKVVLGDGLEHIKTLESEGGHSFDVIMFDVDSKDTTLGMSCPPPAFVETSLLEKVYSLLTPRGLFMLNLVCRDSALRKSVLERVHAVFPSVFSRGIEGEVNEVLLCCRSAGEGHKAHTISQTLQQTAKDLQKTLRASTQNAPCVPQIDISAMLNDLKVI; this comes from the exons ATGAGCTTACTGCCTCGCACCGCTGAGGAGTTCAGCTCAGCGGACTACTGGGAGCGCTTTTTCCGTAAAAGAGGAGAGAAGGCTTTCGAGTGGTACGGAGACTACAACTCTCTCTGCGGTGTGCTTCATAAATACATTAAACCTCGTGATAAG GTGTTAGTAGTGGGTTGTGGTAACTCTGAGCTGAGTGAGCAGCTCTATGATGTTGGCTACCATCAGCTAACCAACATCGACATCAGCGAGACAGTGGTGTCTCACATGAACCAGCGGAACGCAGAGCGCCGTCCTGACCTGACCTTCCAGCAGCTGGATGCCACCCAGACAGGCTTTGAGAATGGCAGCTTTCAGGCAACCCTAGATAAGGGCACGCTTGATGCCATGGCTTCAGAAGAGGATGGTGCACTTGCAGGCAGGATGCTGGCAGAAGTTGGCAGAGTTTTGGCTGTGGGGGGCCGGTATGTCTGCGTAACTTTAGCTCAGGAGCACGTCATAAAGCTAGCGGTCGAACATTTTGCCCAGGGCTGGGCTGTACGTATTCATTGTCTTAATGGACAGCAAAGCGAAGAGTCCGATTCCTCCTTCGCCCTCCCTGTTTTCGTTCTGGTCTGCACCAAATTCCGTCAAGCACCTCCGTTTGCAGTGCTTGAGTTGTGTCAAGGGGAGGATGGTGCTCCCACTAGACTCGCATCAGTACCGGAGCTGTTGTCTGCTGTGAAGGAGAGACAGGCCTACAATTTAATGCTGCATAAGCTCAGAGGTGGAACAGATGCTAGCAGCACACCATCTCTCACGCTGTGCCATGCAGCTACCGGTCGGCCGCGATACACTCTGACAGTGCAGGATAGCCTGCCTTCTGCCAAACTTCCACGGAGTAATTACTTCGCCATCTTTATCG tTCCTCAGGGCCGTGAGTCTGATTGGTTATATGGCTCGGCTGAAGGTCGGACTCAGTTAGCATCCAGTGCAAAATTCAGACGCCTGGTCATTGTGACGATGCATCGAGATCAGGAGTATGAGGACATGCAGGCTGTCCAATCAGAGCTCTCTCCCATGGTGATGGAACTCGCTCCTCCTGGAATGCCAGCCAATCAGCAG GTGCCGTTCCTGTCTGTGGGAGGAGATCTGGGGTGGAGGGAAGTCATCGGACGAGGGGTCAGCTCTTTGACTGGAGAGTATTCTGTGGAGGATGTGAGAGGAGAGGATGGTCACCTCTATCGCAGACTCATCTTCATGAACAATTCCCAGCTGGTGCAGTCAGAGAGCAGACTCCGGTCTGCCGCTACAG CTTCTTCTGCTCATAAAAAGAAGCACAAGAAAAAATCCAAACCATCTGTTTCTGAAGCCCCTGCTTTAACAGGTGTTAAAGATCGCATTGTGGACAGAGGTTTTCTTTGCTGTACTCACCATGAAGTCATGGTGGCGGGATTAGCCATGCTAGGAATGGATGCAATCAATAATAAAG ATCACCCAGTGTCCGTGTTATTGGTGGGACTAGGTGGCGGTGGTTTACCCCAGTTTGTGCATGACTTTGTACCGTGTGCACGGGTCGAGGTGGTTGAACTGGACCCAGCTGTGCTAGAAGTGGCACAGACCTGTTTTGGATTTCAGTCTGACGAGAGGCTTAAAGTTGTACTTGGAGATGGACTAGAGCACATCAAAACACTGGAGAGTGAGG GAGGACATTCTTTTGATGTCATCATGTTTGACGTTGACAGCAAAGACACCACCCTGGGCATGAGCTGCCCTCCACCTGCTTTTGTAGAAACATCACTTCTGGAGAAAGTTTACAGCTTATTAACACCTCGAG GACTGTTCATGTTGAACCTAGTGTGTCGTGACTCGGCTCTCAGGAAGTCGGTTCTTGAACGTGTTCACGCCGTGTTTCCGTCTGTGTTCTCTCGTGGTATCGAGGGTGAAGTCAATGAGGTGCTGCTGTGTTGCAGAAGTGCAGGAGAGGGACACAAAGCTCACACCATTTCACAAACATTACAGCAGACAGCAAAAGACCTACAGAAGACACTACGTGCCAGCACCCAGAATGCACCATGTGTGCCTCAAATAGACATTAGTGCAATGCTGAATGATCTGAAAGTCATCTAA
- the LOC141283405 gene encoding inosine triphosphate pyrophosphatase-like — translation MAGTGRALVFVTGNAKKLEEVVQILGDKFSYKLISKKIDLPEYQGEPDDISIQKCQEAAKQVDGPVLVEDTCLCFRALGGLPGPYIKWFLDKLKPEGLYKLLAGFEDKSAWALCTFAFCAGKDEPVQLFRGKTEGRIVEPRGPRDFGWDPCFQPDGYEKTYAELPKEVKNTISHRYRALAALSEHFSQLNDAPETKRTKHQD, via the exons ATGGCAGGTACCGGCAGAGCTTTGGTATTCGTTACCGGGAACGCCAAAAAATTGGAAGAG GTAGTTCAGATCCTTGGGGACAAATTTTCCTACAAACTGATTTCTAAGAAGATTGACT TGCCTGAATATCAAGGGGAACCTGATGATATTTCTATACAGAAGTGTCAAGAAGCtgcaaaacag GTGGATGGGCCAGTACTAGTAGAGGACACCTGTCTTTGCTTCAGGGCACTAGGAGGACTACCAGGACCTTACAT AAAATGGTTCTTGGATAAACTGAAGCCAGAGG GATTGTATAAATTGCTAGCAGGTTTTGAGGATAAATCAGCCTGGGCTCTGTGTACATTTGCTTTCTGCGCTGGAAAAGATGAGCCAGTTCAGCTGTTCAGAGGAAAAACCGAG GGACGTATTGTTGAGCCCAGGGGCCCAAGGGATTTCGGCTGGGATCCTTGTTTTCAGCCTGATGGCTATGAGAAAAC TTATGCAGAGCTCCCTAAAGAAGTGAAGAACACCATCTCCCACCGGTACCGTGCCCTGGCAGCCTTGTCGGAACACTTCTCCCAGCTTAACGACGCACCGGAGACCAAGCGCACAAAACACCAAGACTGA